The Catellatospora citrea DNA segment ACAGCCCGAGATGGTGATGGTGCTGGTCACCGTCGTGAGGTCCGGGATCGTGACGTCGGTCGGGTTGGTGCCGGTGCAGCCGGGCGCGCCGTTGACGGTCAGGCTGTAGGTGGTGGTCCGGGTCGAGCTGGCGCCCGTGCCCGTGACGGTCACCGCGTACGTGCCCGCCGGGGTCGACGCGCTGGTGGCGATGGTCAGCGTGGAGGAACCGCCGGCCGAGGTGATCGAGGTCGGGCTGAACGACGCGGTCGCGCCGCTCGGCAGGCCGCTGGCCGACAGGCTCACGGTCTGCGCGCTGCCGTTGGTCAGCGTGGCGCCGATGGTGCTGGTCACCGAGCTGCCGGGGTTGACCGAGCCCGACGCCGGCGACGCGGCGAGGGAGAAGTCGTTGCCGGCGGGGCAGGCGGCGTCGTTGCCCGCCACGTTGACCGCGGTCCAGGCGGCCTGGACGGTCTTGTACTCGACCGAGCAGGTGCCGTAGAGGTCCGTGGCGGCACGCAGGGTGTACGCGCGGGCGGTGTTGGCCGGGTTGCTGGTCAGCACGTAGCGGGTGCTGGAGGTGAAGTACACGTCCAGCGCGCGGTACCAGATCTTCTCGGCCTTGGCGCGGCCGATGCCGACGACGGCCGGAGCCGAGCCGCAGACCGGGCTTGTGCCGTACGCGGTCGCGCCGGTGCCCTCGGCCAGGTTGAAGAAGAAGTGGTTGCCCGGGCCCGAGCTGTAGTGCACGTCGACGCTGTTGGTGCTGGTCGACCAGCAGCCGTGCGACGCGCCGTCCAGGGTCGGGTTGTACATGTAGCGCAGCGGGGTCCCGTTGCCGTTGATGTTGATCTTCTCGCCGACCTGGTAGTCACCCGGGTCCGACGGCGCGGCCGCGTAGAACTCGACCATGTTGCCGAAGATGTCCGAGGTGGCCTCGTTCAGACCGCCGGACTCACCCGAGTAGACCAGGCCCGCCAGGGCCTCGGTCACGCCGTGGCTCATCTCGTGGCCCGCGACGTCCAGCGACACCAGCGGGCGGCTGTTGCCCGAGCCGTCGCCGTAGGTCATCTGCGCGCCGTCCCAGAACGCGTTGACGTACGCGTTGCCGTAGTGGACCCGGCTGGGCACGCCCGAGCCGTTGCCGAAGATGCCGTTGCGGCCGTGCACGTTCTTGAAGTAGTCGAACGTCTTGGCCGCGCCGAAGTGCGCGTCCACACCGGCGGACTGCCGGTTGGAGTTGGCCCCGGTGCCCCACGCGTTGTCCGCGTCGGTGAACGTCGTACAGGTCGACGTGCCGTTGTTCATGTCGCAGGTGCGGCCGTTGCCGCGCACCGGGTCGATCATCTGGTACGTCGAGCCCGACAGCGTCGTGTCGATGCTGACGTTGCCCGTGTAGATGCCGTTGCCGGTGCCGGTGACCGTCTCGATCTCGTCGAACGAGCCGATGAGCGCACCGGTCTGCGCGTCGGTGACGACGTGCAGCTTGGACGGAGTCTGGCCGTCGGCCAGCCACCCGTGCAGCGTGGTCTCCCAGGCCAGGCGGCCCTGACCGGTGCTGGCGTCGACGAACAGCTCCGAGCCGCGCTCGGCGGTGATCGTCCCGGAGAAGTGGGCCTTGGCCGTCTCCAGCGCCTTCGCCGCGGTGACCTTCGGGGTGGTCGCCACGGAGATGGGCGCGAGCAGGCCGTTGGACACGCCGGCGTAGGCGCCGCCGGCCTTGGTGTGCACGACGAAGTCGCCGCCGTACACCCGCAGACCCTGGTAGGTGCGGACGTACTTGGTGTGGGTGGCGCCGTTGGCGTCCTGGCGGACGCGGTCGACGGTGTAACCGTCCGACGCCGACGAGCGGATGTCCGCGGCGTTGGCGCCGACGGACGCGGCGCGCGCTGCCGCGGCCGTGTCGGGCGCTGCCGCGCCCGAACCTGCTGACACTGCCACGAACGCGACCGCGGTGACGGCCACGCCGGCAGTGGCGAGGATCTTCCTCACGAGTCCTCCCCGACTCTCCACAAAGTTCTCGTGGCGGTAGCCACGAGCTCCCTATGGATACCCTGTTACCCCCTTACATAGAAAGACTTGAGTATGCGGATTCATGTGTGACATACTCGCGCGCGCTTGCCGCCCCGGCCGTCACATATTCGACCCGTCCGGTCACTCGGGAATGTTCTGTGTGCCGATGCGCTTGCGGAACACCCAGTAGGTCCAGCCCTGGTAGAGCACCACGATCGGCGCGAACACCACGGCCACCCAAGACATGATCTTCAGGGTGTACGCCGACGACGCCGCGTTGAGCACCGTCAGACTGTTGACAGCGGGTTCCACGGTCGACGGCAGCACGAACGGGTGCAGCCCCGCGAACAGCGACGCCACGGCCAGCGCGATGGCCGCCGCGGTGCCCGCGAACGCCCAGCCCTCGCGGCGGCCGTCCGGGTCGGTGCGCGACCGCGTCCGGTTCGCGACCAGGCCGCCGACCAGGCACAGCGCCGCGAGCACGGACAGCGTCACCGCCGCCGTGCCGCCCCGGTGGGCCAGCGTGAGTCCGAGGAACAGCACCGCCAGCGCGGCCGCGCCCCAGCCGGCCCGCCCGGCCAGCCGGTTCGCCCGCTGCCGGATGTCACCGCTGGTCTTCAACGCGATGAAGATCGCGCCGTGGGTGAGGAACAGGGCCACCATGGTGGCCCCGCCCAGCAGCGCGTACGGGTTCAGCAGGTCGAGCACGCCGCCGACGTGGTTGTGCCCGGCGTCCAGCGGCACTCCGCGCACCACGTTGGCGAACACGAGACCCCACACGAACGCGGGCACCGCCGAGCCGAACACGATGCACCAGTCCCAGCGCCGCCGCCAGGCCGCCTCCGGGCGCTTGCCGCGGAAGTCGAAGGCCACCCCGCGCAGGATCAGCGCCAGCAGGATCAGCAGCAGCGGCAGGTAGAACCCGGAGAACAGGGTGGCGTACCACTCGGGGAACGCGGCGAACATCGCCCCGCCCGCGGTGATCAGCCACACCTCGTTGCCGTCCCACAGCGGGCCGATGGTGTTGATCACGACGCGGCGCTCGCGGTCGTCGCGGCCGAGCACGGGCACCAGCATGCCGACGCCGAAGTCGAAGCCCTCCAGCACGAAGTAGCCGACGAACAGTCCCGCGATCAGCAGGAACCACAGGGTGGACAGTTCCATGGCGCACCTCTCCTAGTACGCGAAGGCCAGCGGGCGGTCCTCTTCGGACTCGCTCATGGGTGGCGGGGTCACGTCGGGCAGCCCGGCGCGGGCGTACTTGAGCAGCAGCCGCACCTCGATGAACGCCAGCACCCCGTAGACCACGGTGAAGACGGCCAACGAGGTGATCAGCTCACCCGCGCCGACGTTGGGAGAATTCGCCGCGGCCGTCTTCAACTCGCCGAACACCACCCACGGCTGGCGGCCCATCTCGGTGAAGATCCAGCCGGTGGAGTTGGCCGCCAGGGGCAGCAGCGGCAGCAGCGGCAGCGCGCGTACCAGCCACCGGTTCGTCGGCGTGCGCCCGCGGCGGATCGACCACAGCGCCCACAGCGCCAGCAGCGCCGCCGCCGCACCCAGGCCGATCATGAAGCGGAACGTCCAGTAGGTCAGCGGGATGTTCGGCGAGTAGTCGCCGGCGCCGTACTTCTGCTCGTACTCGGCCTGCAGGTCGTTGATGCCCTCGACGCGGCCGTCGAAGCTGCCGGTGCCCAGGAACGACAGCAGGCCGGGGATCTCCACCGACCAGACCGGCCGACTGCCGTCGAGGGTGCCGACGGTGAACACCGAGAACGGGGCGGGCTGCTCGGATTCGTAGAGCGCCTCGGCGGCGGCCATCTTCATCGGCTGCACCTCGGTCATGATCTTGCCCTGGATGTCGCCGGTGAGCAGCATCGCACCCATCGCGACCAGGGTGGTCCACGCGCCGATCTTCACCGCGCTGCGGTAGGTGCCGGTGTCCTGGCCGGGGCGGCGCACCAGGTGCCACACCGCGACCGCGGTGACCAGGCCGCCCGCGACCAGGAAGCACCCGGCGACGGTGTGCGGCACGGTGATCAGCGCGACCTTGTTGGTCAGCACGGCGACGATGTCCGTCAGCTCGGCGCGCCCGGTGTCCGGGTTGATGCGGTAGCCGACCGGGTTCTGCATCCAGGAGTTCGCGGCCAGGATGAAGTACGCGCTGAGCACCGTGCCGATCGCGACGACCCAGATGCAGGCCGCATGGATCCTCTTCGGCAACCGGTCCCAACCGAAGATCCACAGGCCGAGGAACGTCGACTCCAGGAAGAAGGCGACCAGCGCCTCCATGGCCAGCGGCGCGCCGAACACGTCGCCGACGAAGCGCGAGTACTCGCTCCAGTTCATGCCGAACTGGAATTCCTGCACGATGCCCGTGACGAGGCCCATCGCGAAATTGATCAGGAAGAGCTTGCCGTAGAACTTGGTGAGCTTCAGCCACTTCTCGTTGCCGGTGCGCACCCAGGCCGTCTCGAAGGCGGCCACCATGAACACCAAGCCGATGGTGAGCGGCACGAAAAGGAAGTGGTAGACGGTGGTGACACCGAACTGCCAGCGGGCCAGATCAGTCACGTCCATGCCGGGACTCCTGCCTGTGCGAGGCTACTGGCAGCAGCGTGCTCCCTGTATATGAGCTGAATGACGCCGTCTCCCCCCAATGCGAGCTGTGTCACGCTCGTACGTCACTGTCCGGCTCGCTCCGCCGGACAAGCCATGTCGAGACGTCTATGCCGGTGCCGTCGACCACTGATTCCAGAAGCTCTGGAAGCGCCCCTGCCCCCGTCCCGCGGATGTCGGCATCCCGCCAGTCGCACCCTGGCGCGAGCTGGGGATTTCCCTGGTACGGCAGCACTACTCTGTGCGCGTGTTCTCCGATGTCGAGACCGATCTGCTGCTGGCCGCCGCGCGGCGCGCCACCGAGCCGGTGGCCGCCGCCCGGCTGGTCGCCGAGGCGTTCTTCCACGTGTCCCGCACCGCCGACCCGGCCGCCATGAGCCCGCTGGCCGACCGGCTGTCCGCGCTGCGCTCCGACCCGGCCCGCCCGCAGACCGAGGTGCTGTTCCACACGGTGGCCGGAGCCGTCGGCGTACGCACCAGGAAACCGCACGCCACCAGGCATCTGGAGACCGCCCTGCGGCTGCTGGAGACGCACCGGCTGCACGCCGACCCGCTCTATCTCGAATGCGCCATGTTCTGCACGCTGACCCTGATGCGCCCGGAGGAGATCCGGCCGCGCTACGCCCACCTCGTCGCGCAGGCCGACACCGCACCCGCCCGCCGCGCCAGGCTGGTCGCCATGCTCGGCCTCGCCGACGCCTGGAGCGGCGACCTGCTGCGCGGTCGGCTCGGACTGCACGAGGCGAGGCAGCTGGCCCGCGCGGCGCAGCGGCTCGACATCGAGGCCGAGGTCACCTCGTGGCTGGTCAAGATCGAGGCGATGTGCGGCGACCTGGCCGCCTCGGCCGCCTGCTTGACCCAGTCCCGCGACCTGGCAGCGCGGTCGGGGTCGCGCTGGGTCGCGGCGCACATCGCCGAATGCGCGGCCACGCTGCACCTGGCCTCCGGCGACACCGAAGCCTGGCTCGGCATGGTCGAATTCCTCGTCGGCACCATGGTCGGGGTCAACTCCGGCCTCATCTTCGAACACCGCTGGGAGCTGGCCACCCACTACGCCCTGCACGGCCGCGCGGACGCCGCCGCCGAGCTGCTGTCGGGCCTGCCCGACCCGCCGCTGGGCTGGCCCGGCGCACCGGCCCTGCCCGCCTGGCGCGGCTGGATCAACCAACCCGCCGACCCCGCGGCGATGGCCCGGTTCGAGACGTCGCTGACCGGGCTGAACCGGGCCGTGGAACGGCTGTCCCGGCCCCGGATGGCGTGGCTGCTGGGCGCGCAGCACGCCCGGCTGGGCCGGCGCGCCGACGCGACCCGGCTGCTGGAGGCGGCCTGCACCGGCTACGCCGCGATCGGTGCGGCCGGGCTGCTCGCCCAGGTCATGGCCGACCTGCAACGCATCGGCGGGCCGGGCGGCCCCGGGGTCGGCAACCGTGCCGACGCCACGCCCCGGTCCGACGCCTCACGGCCGAGCGTCCCCGCACCCCGGTCCGGCGGACCGCGGTCAGCCGATCCCGATCCCGCGGGCCGGCCCGACGCGCAGCGGCTGACCGAGGCCGAGGTCCGGGTCGCCCAGGCCGTCGCGGGTGGGCTCAGCAACCGGGAGGTCGCCGCCATGCTCGGCGTCTCCGCCAAGACCGTCGAGTTCCATCTCGGCAACATCTTCCGCAAACTCGGCGTCCGCAACCGCACCGAGCTGGCCTCCGCCACATCAGTTCTCCGCTTAGGAGCATGACGGGCGGATCGGGTGACAGGTCCGGCGCAGTTTCGGCGACATCCCGTTCAGTCCGGACAGTGGGATTCATGGAGCTGGCTGTCGGCGGGGTGTGCCGGCCGTGCCCGCCCTGCTGCTCGCCTGCCCGGGTGTGGTCACGTCCTCGGGTGCGGCTCCAGCAGGGTGTCGGCGAGCGCACGCGCAAGCCAGTCCCGACAGTCGGCGAGGCTCCACCCGCAGATCTCGGTGAATCGTTCGAACAGCTCGATGGACGTCAGGACGTAGATCTGGTCGGCGGCCCGCTCGACGGTGAGGCCGACGCGCAGCTCGCCGACCTCGGCCAGGTGTTCGGCCGGACCGCGGCTGCCGGTCCGGCGCTGCCGTTCGGTGTCAACCAGCAGGTCGGTGAGCCCGCCGCCGGCCGCGGCCGCCGACCGCAGCACCCGGTGCACCGGGCCGATCCGTTCGTAGATGCCCACCGCCATCTCGGCGAACAGCAGCAGTTTGCGCGCCGGGTCGGGCTCGGCGATGATCGCCTGCACCTGAGGCCGGGCAGCCTGCGGAATCGGCTGCCCGTCACCGGCGAGGGTCACGTCGTAGACCAGCTTGGCGAGCCCTGGTTTCCCGCCCGGACAGGACGAGTAGAGCGTCTGCACGGCCACTCCCGCCGCCTGCGCCACGTCGACCATGGTGGTGGCCGCGTATCCACGCTCCAGCATCAGCGCGCGTGCGGCGTCGGCGATCCGCTGCCGGGTCGCCTGAGCATTCTCCTGCCGCAGGTCACTGCGGTATCGCCGCCGGGTGTGCTCGGTCATCGCGGCCATCATGCCAGACCATTGACTGGAACCTAGTCCAATGAAATTATCTCATTCCATTGATTCCCATGTCGACAGGATGGTGGCGCCATGTCCCTGCTGCTCATGCTCACCCGTCCGGCGGCGACGGCACTGGTCGGCCTGTTCGCCGGCGGCACACTGTTCCTGGTGCTCGCTCCCTCACTGAGCCGCCTGCCCGCCGCCGCCTACGTGCCCTACTGGCAGGCGCTCAATCGGGACTACGGCCGGGCCATGCCGCCGTTGCTGCTCGGCGCGCTAGTCCTGCTCCTGGTCACATCCGCGCTGTCCTACCGCCGCGGCGCGCTGGTCCTCGGCCTGGGTGTCGCCGCCACGGTCCTGGTCGTCGCCGTCATCGTGCTCACCGTGACGCAACTCGAGCCGCTGAACCGTCTCGCCGACACCTGGACCGCGGACCGGCAGCCCGCCGACTGGGCGGACATTCGCCGGCAATGGTGGAGCCTGCACATCGTGCGCACCGTGCTGGCGGTCATGGCCTTCGCGGCGCTCCTGGTCGCCTCGTCGGTGGACCGGGACGGCACCACCGACCCGGCGCGCGCCGCCGCATCACCACAGATCGGCCGCGCATGACCCGGCCGCGGCCGTTGCGGGATCCCCGTGGCCGCAGCCTCGTAGAGTCGCGGGATGCGCGATGGGTTGCGGATCGGCGCCTGCCAGACGCCCGAGCTGCTGGGTGACGTCGACGCGGCGATCGCCTGCATGGCCGGGTTCGCCGGACGGGACGAGGCCTGCGACCTCGACCTGCTGCTGTTTCCCGAGGGCTTCCTGCAGGGTTACCTGGTCGAGCCCACGCACCTCGACAGGCACGCGCTGAGCGTCGACTCGGCCGGGTTCGCCGCGGTGCTGCGACGGCTGCGCCCGATCCGGCAGACGCTGGTCTTCGGCATGATCGAGGCCGACGGGGACGACCTGTACAACACGGCGGTCGTGGTCACCCACGGCGCGTTGGCCGGGGTCTACCGCAAGACGCACCTCACCGGCGGCGAGCAGTGCTTCACCCCCGGCGGCTCGTACCCGACGTTCGTCTGCAACGGCGTCCGGTTCGGCATCAACATCTGCTACGACACCCGGTTCCCCGAGGCCGCCGCGGCGGTCGCCGGGCAGGGCGCGCGGGCGCTGCTGGTGCCCGCGCAGAACATGATGCGACGGCCCGCCGCCGACGAGTGGCGCGACCGCCACCACCGGATCAGGGCCGGGCGGGCGCGGGAGACGAGGATGTGGCTGGTCTCCGCCGACGTCACCGGCGAGCGCGACGAGCTGCGGGTCGGCTACGGCCCGACGAGCGTGCTGAGCCCGACCGGCGAGGTGCTCGCGCAGGTCCCGCTCGGCACGACGGGCATGGTGACGGCCACGATCCGGTGAGCGGTCCGGCGTCGGTCAGCCGGCGTCGGGCGCGATCGCCGGCGCGCGGCGGACCCGCCTGGCCAGCTCGCCGAGCCCGATCAGCAGCAGTCCCAGCAGGAAGAACAGCACCGAGAAGACGGCCGCGTTCACCGCGACCGCACCGTACCCGAGCGCGGCCACATCGATGAAGGGGTACGGATACCGGCCCGTGAGCGCCCCGCGGACCAGCGCGAACGCCAGGTAGGCCAACGGGTAGGCCAGCCACGCTCCGGCGTGCCACCAGCGCACCCGCTCCCGGTTGACCAGCAGCCAGTCGATCGCCGCCAGCAGCGGGGTCGCGGTGTGCAGGAGCAGGTTGTGCAACGTGACCGCACCGGGATCGGCCGTGAAGAACGGGCTCGCCGGATTGGTCAGCACCAGGTGGTACACCGTCCCGGTGATCGTGATGTAGAGGGTCGCCGCGCCGCGCAGCCGTACGCCGCCCCGCCCGAACGCGGCGCACCCGAACACGGCCGCGACGATCAGGTTGCTCTGCACCGTGAAGTAGACGGCCACGCCCAGGCCGCCTCCGGTGTCCACCAGCAGCAGCACCACGCCCGCGAGGGCGCAGACCGCGGTGAGGGCGCGCAGCGCGCGGGCGATCGACATGCGCGAGAACGTACCAACGGGCGGCCGCGGTGAACAGGGGCGCTGAACGACTGTTGCGTTCGGACGGTCGGCGGTATTTCATGGCGTCGGCGATCGAAAGATCGGCATGGTCACCCGGGAGGACACGATGCTCGCACGGCTCGGCCGGATCGCCGCCCGGGGGCGGTACGCCGTCATCGCCGGCTGGGTCGGGATCGCCCTGTGCGGCGCGGTCTTCGGCGGCACGGTCTACGACCGGACCCAGCCCCTGGACGACCTGCGCCCGGACGCGCCGTCGACCGCCGCGCAGGCCCGCCTCGACGAGCTGACGCCGACCGGCGAGCAGCTGGTCGCGGTGCTGTCCGGGCGCAACTTCTTCGCCACCGACCTCGTCAACCAGGCCACCCAGCTCATGTTCGAGATCCGGGCGATCCCCGGCGTCGTCAAGGTCACCGACCCGTGGACCGCGGGCTCGGCGCAGATCACCGCCGACAGCGAGAGCTCGCTGGTCGTCGTCGAGCTGTCCCCGCAGCTGAGCGACGACGACGCGCTCGCCGTCGCCGACCGGGTCAGCGCGGCGCTGCACCGGGTGGCCGTGCCGCAGGTGCTGGTCGGCGGGAAGCTGCTGGCCGAACGCGACTTCGGCGACCAGGCCGTCGCGGACGCCGCCCTCGGCGAGTCCGTCGCGCTGATCGTGCTGTGCGGTGCGCTGGTGGTGATGCTGGGCGGGCTGGCCGCGGGCAGCCTGCCGATCGGCGCGGCGCTGGCCACGGTCGCCGGCACCCTGCTGGCACTGACCGGACTGGCCGGCGCCATCGGCGTCAGCGACTACACCGTCAACGTGGTCACCCTGCTCGGCCTGGGCCTGGCCGTCGACTACAGCCTGCTGATCGTCGCCCGCTTCCGCGAGGAACGCGCCGCCGACCCCCGCGCGCCGATCCCGGATCTGCTGGCCCGGACGGTGGCCACCGCCGGGCGGGCGGTGCTGGTCTCCGGGCTGGCCGTGGGCGCCGCCCTGTCCGGCCTGTTCGTCTTCGCCGACCCGCTACTGGCCGCGATGGCACTGGGCGGCGCGCTGGTGGTCCTGCTGGCCACGGCGACCGGCCTGACCCTGGTGCCCGCGCTGATCGCGATCGCGCACCGGCGCATCCCCGCGCCGGGGACCCGGACCTGGGTCTGGCGGCGTCCCGTGCGGCGCGGCCCGGGGATGCTGGCCCGGTCGGCGGCGTTCGCGCAGCGCCGGCCCGTCGCGGTGGCGCTCGCGGTGACCGGTGCCCTGCTCACGCTGGGCGTGCCGCTGCTGCACGTCAACCTCGCCGACTCCGACGCCCGCTCGCTGCCCGCCGGCAGCGAGGCCCGGCAGGCGTACGAGGCGTACGAGCACCACTTCGCCGTGAAGTACCCGCAGCCGGTGCCTGTGGTGATCGAGGCGGCGGCCGCCGACCCGGCGGTGCAGTCGCTGCTGACCAGGATTCGCGCCCTGCCCGGCGTGACCGATGTGGACCTGCGCGAGAACGTGCCGCCGCAGGTCGTCATCGCCGAGGTGGAGCGACCGGGCCCGGCCGCGGACGAGCACGCCCAGCAGTTCGTCCGCGACCTGCGTGCGCTGGAGACCCCGGTCCCGGTGCTGGTGGCCGGGCCCGCCGCGCAGCTCGTCGACGCGAAGGACGCCACCGCCGACCGGCTGCCCGCCGCGCTCGCCGTCGTCGTGGTCGCGACGGCGCTGCTGCTGTTCCTGCTCACCGGCTCGCTGGTGGTGCCGGTCAAGGCGTTGCTGATGAACCTGCTGACCATGCTGGCCACACTCGGCGTGCTGGTCGCGGTGTTCCAGTGGGGCTGGGGTTCGGGTCTGCTCGGCTTCACGCCCTGGGGCGCGCTGGACCTGACCACGCCGCTGCTGCTGTTCGTGTTCGTCTTCGGCCTGTCCATGGACTACGAGGTGTTCCTGCTGGCCCGGATCAGGGAGGAGTGGGCCCGCCGCACCGGCGACGACCGCGCCGCCAACGACCGCGCCGTGCTGGCCGGGATCACCGCCACCGGCCCGGTGGTCACCGCCGCGGCGGTGTCGATCGGCATCGTCTTCCTCGGCTTCGCGCTGGGCGAGCTGGTCGCCGTCAAGGAGATCGGCGTCGGCATGGCCGTCGCGGTGCTGCTCGACGTCACCGTGGTCCGCGGCCTGCTCCTGCCCGCCATCATGTCGCTGCTCGGCCGCGCCAACTGGTGGCCCGCCCGAGGCGCCGCACTGCCGACCGCCCCCGACCCCGCCCCGCCGAACCTTCCTCGCCCCCGCCGCGACCGCCCCGCGAAGGCGTCCTCGGCCTCCGCTGCCCGCACACCCCGTCCCTGACAGACGTTGGCCTGTCCGATCGATTATTTGTAGATCGGACTCGATCTCATGGGCCAACGTCCATGCAAGCCGCGTCCGTCGAGGAGGCGCGGGCGGCACGGGCGGCACGGGCGGCACGGGCGGCACAGGCGGCGGGGCGGGCGGGGGCGTTAGGGTGCCGTGTGCCGACGACCCGTCCCGACGCCGTGTTGCTGCGTGCCCTGCTGGTCCACCACGAGGACGCCTCGGGCAGCATGCCGGCGTTGCTGTGGCGGGCCGGTGACGGCTGGCAGATGATCTCCAGCGCGGTCCTCG contains these protein-coding regions:
- a CDS encoding M4 family metallopeptidase, coding for MRKILATAGVAVTAVAFVAVSAGSGAAAPDTAAAARAASVGANAADIRSSASDGYTVDRVRQDANGATHTKYVRTYQGLRVYGGDFVVHTKAGGAYAGVSNGLLAPISVATTPKVTAAKALETAKAHFSGTITAERGSELFVDASTGQGRLAWETTLHGWLADGQTPSKLHVVTDAQTGALIGSFDEIETVTGTGNGIYTGNVSIDTTLSGSTYQMIDPVRGNGRTCDMNNGTSTCTTFTDADNAWGTGANSNRQSAGVDAHFGAAKTFDYFKNVHGRNGIFGNGSGVPSRVHYGNAYVNAFWDGAQMTYGDGSGNSRPLVSLDVAGHEMSHGVTEALAGLVYSGESGGLNEATSDIFGNMVEFYAAAPSDPGDYQVGEKININGNGTPLRYMYNPTLDGASHGCWSTSTNSVDVHYSSGPGNHFFFNLAEGTGATAYGTSPVCGSAPAVVGIGRAKAEKIWYRALDVYFTSSTRYVLTSNPANTARAYTLRAATDLYGTCSVEYKTVQAAWTAVNVAGNDAACPAGNDFSLAASPASGSVNPGSSVTSTIGATLTNGSAQTVSLSASGLPSGATASFSPTSITSAGGSSTLTIATSASTPAGTYAVTVTGTGASSTRTTTYSLTVNGAPGCTGTNPTDVTIPDLTTVTSTITISGCARSASPTSAVAVNIIHTYKGDLVVDLVAPDGSVYNLHNRSGGSADNINQTYTVNLSTEAANGTWTLRVRDAASADTGRIDTWSLTL
- the cydB gene encoding cytochrome d ubiquinol oxidase subunit II — translated: MELSTLWFLLIAGLFVGYFVLEGFDFGVGMLVPVLGRDDRERRVVINTIGPLWDGNEVWLITAGGAMFAAFPEWYATLFSGFYLPLLLILLALILRGVAFDFRGKRPEAAWRRRWDWCIVFGSAVPAFVWGLVFANVVRGVPLDAGHNHVGGVLDLLNPYALLGGATMVALFLTHGAIFIALKTSGDIRQRANRLAGRAGWGAAALAVLFLGLTLAHRGGTAAVTLSVLAALCLVGGLVANRTRSRTDPDGRREGWAFAGTAAAIALAVASLFAGLHPFVLPSTVEPAVNSLTVLNAASSAYTLKIMSWVAVVFAPIVVLYQGWTYWVFRKRIGTQNIPE
- a CDS encoding cytochrome ubiquinol oxidase subunit I; the protein is MDVTDLARWQFGVTTVYHFLFVPLTIGLVFMVAAFETAWVRTGNEKWLKLTKFYGKLFLINFAMGLVTGIVQEFQFGMNWSEYSRFVGDVFGAPLAMEALVAFFLESTFLGLWIFGWDRLPKRIHAACIWVVAIGTVLSAYFILAANSWMQNPVGYRINPDTGRAELTDIVAVLTNKVALITVPHTVAGCFLVAGGLVTAVAVWHLVRRPGQDTGTYRSAVKIGAWTTLVAMGAMLLTGDIQGKIMTEVQPMKMAAAEALYESEQPAPFSVFTVGTLDGSRPVWSVEIPGLLSFLGTGSFDGRVEGINDLQAEYEQKYGAGDYSPNIPLTYWTFRFMIGLGAAAALLALWALWSIRRGRTPTNRWLVRALPLLPLLPLAANSTGWIFTEMGRQPWVVFGELKTAAANSPNVGAGELITSLAVFTVVYGVLAFIEVRLLLKYARAGLPDVTPPPMSESEEDRPLAFAY
- a CDS encoding helix-turn-helix transcriptional regulator, whose product is MFSDVETDLLLAAARRATEPVAAARLVAEAFFHVSRTADPAAMSPLADRLSALRSDPARPQTEVLFHTVAGAVGVRTRKPHATRHLETALRLLETHRLHADPLYLECAMFCTLTLMRPEEIRPRYAHLVAQADTAPARRARLVAMLGLADAWSGDLLRGRLGLHEARQLARAAQRLDIEAEVTSWLVKIEAMCGDLAASAACLTQSRDLAARSGSRWVAAHIAECAATLHLASGDTEAWLGMVEFLVGTMVGVNSGLIFEHRWELATHYALHGRADAAAELLSGLPDPPLGWPGAPALPAWRGWINQPADPAAMARFETSLTGLNRAVERLSRPRMAWLLGAQHARLGRRADATRLLEAACTGYAAIGAAGLLAQVMADLQRIGGPGGPGVGNRADATPRSDASRPSVPAPRSGGPRSADPDPAGRPDAQRLTEAEVRVAQAVAGGLSNREVAAMLGVSAKTVEFHLGNIFRKLGVRNRTELASATSVLRLGA
- a CDS encoding TetR/AcrR family transcriptional regulator — protein: MTEHTRRRYRSDLRQENAQATRQRIADAARALMLERGYAATTMVDVAQAAGVAVQTLYSSCPGGKPGLAKLVYDVTLAGDGQPIPQAARPQVQAIIAEPDPARKLLLFAEMAVGIYERIGPVHRVLRSAAAAGGGLTDLLVDTERQRRTGSRGPAEHLAEVGELRVGLTVERAADQIYVLTSIELFERFTEICGWSLADCRDWLARALADTLLEPHPRT
- a CDS encoding anthrone oxygenase family protein — protein: MSLLLMLTRPAATALVGLFAGGTLFLVLAPSLSRLPAAAYVPYWQALNRDYGRAMPPLLLGALVLLLVTSALSYRRGALVLGLGVAATVLVVAVIVLTVTQLEPLNRLADTWTADRQPADWADIRRQWWSLHIVRTVLAVMAFAALLVASSVDRDGTTDPARAAASPQIGRA
- a CDS encoding carbon-nitrogen hydrolase family protein translates to MRDGLRIGACQTPELLGDVDAAIACMAGFAGRDEACDLDLLLFPEGFLQGYLVEPTHLDRHALSVDSAGFAAVLRRLRPIRQTLVFGMIEADGDDLYNTAVVVTHGALAGVYRKTHLTGGEQCFTPGGSYPTFVCNGVRFGINICYDTRFPEAAAAVAGQGARALLVPAQNMMRRPAADEWRDRHHRIRAGRARETRMWLVSADVTGERDELRVGYGPTSVLSPTGEVLAQVPLGTTGMVTATIR
- a CDS encoding Pr6Pr family membrane protein; this encodes MSIARALRALTAVCALAGVVLLLVDTGGGLGVAVYFTVQSNLIVAAVFGCAAFGRGGVRLRGAATLYITITGTVYHLVLTNPASPFFTADPGAVTLHNLLLHTATPLLAAIDWLLVNRERVRWWHAGAWLAYPLAYLAFALVRGALTGRYPYPFIDVAALGYGAVAVNAAVFSVLFFLLGLLLIGLGELARRVRRAPAIAPDAG
- a CDS encoding MMPL family transporter; translated protein: MVTREDTMLARLGRIAARGRYAVIAGWVGIALCGAVFGGTVYDRTQPLDDLRPDAPSTAAQARLDELTPTGEQLVAVLSGRNFFATDLVNQATQLMFEIRAIPGVVKVTDPWTAGSAQITADSESSLVVVELSPQLSDDDALAVADRVSAALHRVAVPQVLVGGKLLAERDFGDQAVADAALGESVALIVLCGALVVMLGGLAAGSLPIGAALATVAGTLLALTGLAGAIGVSDYTVNVVTLLGLGLAVDYSLLIVARFREERAADPRAPIPDLLARTVATAGRAVLVSGLAVGAALSGLFVFADPLLAAMALGGALVVLLATATGLTLVPALIAIAHRRIPAPGTRTWVWRRPVRRGPGMLARSAAFAQRRPVAVALAVTGALLTLGVPLLHVNLADSDARSLPAGSEARQAYEAYEHHFAVKYPQPVPVVIEAAAADPAVQSLLTRIRALPGVTDVDLRENVPPQVVIAEVERPGPAADEHAQQFVRDLRALETPVPVLVAGPAAQLVDAKDATADRLPAALAVVVVATALLLFLLTGSLVVPVKALLMNLLTMLATLGVLVAVFQWGWGSGLLGFTPWGALDLTTPLLLFVFVFGLSMDYEVFLLARIREEWARRTGDDRAANDRAVLAGITATGPVVTAAAVSIGIVFLGFALGELVAVKEIGVGMAVAVLLDVTVVRGLLLPAIMSLLGRANWWPARGAALPTAPDPAPPNLPRPRRDRPAKASSASAARTPRP